TCTTCGTTGCTGCAATCGAGTTTGCACCCTGGAAGATTCTGAAATCGGGGCAGAAAAGCCGGATCGTTGTTCATCTCAACACTCCGTCGGCGGTTGAACCGGCGGCAACCACAACCGTGCCGAAAAAAACGGTAAAAATCGAAGAGAAGGTCAAAGCGACGCCACCGCCCACAGTGGTCAAGGTTCAAGACGGGAAAAAGAAGAGCCCGGAAGAAATCCCGGCCCAGCCCGAACCGGCGGCGGCACCCGCACCGCAACAGCCGGTCGTTTCCGACCAGCCCCTGATTCGCGACCGATCACTCGGCAACCTCATGGCAAAACCACAGAACGAAGGGACAGGGGATTGGCAAGCCGAATACGCGCGCAAGCTCAGAGAGCTGATCGAAGAGAACCAGCGTTATCCGGTGATGGCATCGCGCAACCGGTTACAGGGGACGGTGATGGTCGGGTTTATTCTTAATCGTTCCGGAAACCTGCTTGAATGTCACATCACCCAATCCTGTCAGCATAAAATTCTTGATCGGGCCGCCTTGCGCGCCGTAAAAAGCGTCAAAAGCTTCCCTCCCTTTCCGGATTCAGTTGGATGGGAGCAGGCCGGTTTTGTCGTTCCGGTGACCTTTCGCATCGAATAAGCACACTTGACCACTCAACGAGGCTGCCACTGTACCTGCAGGCGGGCCAGTTCCCGGCCGTCACTTTCGCGCAGAAGCTGATGCAGGCTGCAAGATGACTGGCAATCATAGTTGCTTCGTGAAAAAACCCGATCACCGTATTTTGCTTCGGCGCGATATGAGACTTCAATTGTTTGCGGGCTCACCTGCCCGATGATATTGGCAGGAATAGTCTCCAGGGCCCAGTCGACATAGACGGTATTATTGACATGCTGATTAATATCGAGGTCGCTGTGACGCACCCGGAATGGAAGCTCGCAATTAAAATCGAGCGGAACCGGCAAACTGGTAAAGTTATCATGAACCATTCGCCTGGGAACGGTCGGCAGTTCCGGCAGAAACTCATCAATACGAACCGGGCGCCGCGTTTCGAGATTGATCAGCATCCAGGAACTGGTCGCCGAGACGATCAACTGGTTGTCCGGACCGGTCAATGCAAAATCACGCAGGGCAAAACGCCCTTCTTTCGCCGACGGCCAGGTGCGCAGACTGATCTGGCTGTGGACCGGCGGGAAAGAATGAAACTGCAGATGATAGCGGGACAGGACCCAGGTCAGGTTTTTCTTCAGGAGAGCCGGCACCGAAGCACCAAGCCGGGCTGCATGTTCACCGGCGGCATCCTGCAGGTAATTGAGTATGGTTAACGGCCGGACCAGCCCCCGGGTGTCAATTTCATAGCTTCTGATCCGGTAGTCTGCCTGATAAATATCCATTTCGGTCATCGCCACAACATAACAGAAAAAGGAGCCGTATGCGGCTCCTTTTTCTCTCTTCAGCTTGAGGCAGGGATCAGGCCTCGTAAACGAGCGTCCTGATCAATCCGATGGTTGAACCATCCTCGCTTGTCGCGGTGTCGCAGAGGGAGACAACCTTGCTGATGCTGTTTTCAGCAATGAAAGCGTTCACCCTGGCATCAAGCTCATCAAGCTCCTGCTGCGCCTTGAATGGCTTCAAGGGTTCACCAAATGTCTTGACCTTGATCATCGCTGCCTCCTTTCAAAGTTCATCTTACACCTGAACGACTTCTTTGATGCCCGGGATATTTTCGACCAGCGTCCGTTCGATTCCCATCTTCAGGGTCATGGTCGACATCGGGCAGGAACCACAGGCGCCGGTCAGTCTGACGCTGACAACGCCATCCTCAGTCACATCTACCAGTTCAACATCGCCACCGTCTGCCTGCAACGCCGGGCGAACCTGTTCCAGAACTTCCTGTACTTTCTCTTTCATAAATCCTCCTATCTGTTCTCTGTTCAGTATAGCCCTGTCCCGGGTTCGGGGCAAGGCAGTGCTCTTCCTTTTCTTAAGATAGCGGTATCGGAATATCCGCAATCCGTCTTTGACAAATCAGTTCGGGTGACCCGACCCCCTTCCCCTGAATCAGAACCTTGAAGGTACTTCCCATCCCTTCATCCGGCATCACCAGATTCTTCAGGGTCATGCGCAGGGCCGCCGCTTCGGTTTCACTTTTGGCAGCAGCCTGCAGCTGCATCAGCTGCTCGATAAAGCCGAGGGCCATCAGGAAACGGTACTGGACATCAAAATAAAGAGTATGAAG
The genomic region above belongs to Desulfuromonas sp. and contains:
- a CDS encoding acyl-ACP thioesterase, with amino-acid sequence MAMTEMDIYQADYRIRSYEIDTRGLVRPLTILNYLQDAAGEHAARLGASVPALLKKNLTWVLSRYHLQFHSFPPVHSQISLRTWPSAKEGRFALRDFALTGPDNQLIVSATSSWMLINLETRRPVRIDEFLPELPTVPRRMVHDNFTSLPVPLDFNCELPFRVRHSDLDINQHVNNTVYVDWALETIPANIIGQVSPQTIEVSYRAEAKYGDRVFSRSNYDCQSSCSLHQLLRESDGRELARLQVQWQPR